TTGCAGAATTTTGGGTTCTCTGTCACCACGTCCCATACTGGTACACAGTCGATCACCTTGTATCTTAAAGTAGCAAGACCATGTTTGTTTTGCAAAAAGTGGCGAGCAACAGGTTGATCCGCTTTTCCGCTCTCCAAGGCTGCACCAATGCTTGACCTGTGCATGGCCATTCTTTCTTTCAATTGCCGGGAAGTCTTCCCTATGTATAAAAGACGACAAGGACACCTAATATACTAAAACGATGAACCTTAAAGAACATGTGAGAATATGTTTGATTTTCAAGATCTTCCCTGTGTGGGGATGTACAAACGTGTCACAAGTCTCTAAAAAGCTGCAAGTTGTGCAATCAGTGCACCTGTAATTGCCCGGTTTACGGCTCAAAAAATGACTGGTGGTAATTGTGCTGAAAGAAGAGATATCGTTCTGTACCACAATATCTTTTATATTGCATCCTCTCCTATAGGATGGCAAAATCGAGTGATCCAATAGTACAAAATACTTAGTCCGGTGCCTTCCTAGGTGCCCCTGGCTGGGACCCAACTCATTCCGTCTAGAGGGCGGCACTCCGCAGCTAAGAGCTCACACAGAAGCGGGTAGATATATCAACGTTTCAAGACATTATTGTCTCGTCATTAGGACTCAGCAGTGCATAACCACAAACTGACCTTATATCGGCCTTCCCCACCACGTGTAACGCCGGTCAACAGGTTGCCCAGAGCACGTCTATAGATGACATCATCAGGTCACGCCCGCAAACCCGACTGCATAAATCAACATACATCACTAAAGATATAACCATATAAATGTACAAAAGTTAAAAAAATACACACATAATAATAAATCTACATACACAAAATCACAAAGTTACAATCAACATATTTCATTACTATTCTCGGACATGTAGTTTATAATAATGCATCAAACAGCTATAATAGCATTAATCTTATTCCTTGCAACATTATAATGAGACAAAATAGAAACACCTAATTGCAACAGTAATGTCAATACTAATGTCAATGCTCAAATACTTGGATAATTAACCCCTGTATGTTAATGTCAATACTAATGTCAATACTTCAATGCTTAGATCATTAACCCTTACAGGATATGAGAGACGGCTACCTTAATTAAAGTGACAGAACCACTAATCACTCATTTGGGttgcaccccctcccccctgcctgttgccaagcaccaagtatgtaaaaattgtgtatgtttagtgtccagcagggaaatagttaaaaatcccaagggtggtAGCTGATGAAGCTGAGGACTATATCTGTGCCTCTCATTGGGGCAGAGAGTGCATCTCTTGGGGACTCAACAATatgttggagatgacctgagttattctgtgaaactcccccacaacagaaccacctaagttcgtttgagtaagtgagtttggttttctgtattttttatttattttcatttgttgAGATTGCTGTATActatgtgtgtttttaaaatattcttaataatctttgtaacatctttttgtaactaaagctctgaagtattcttgaaattaaatatcTAATTTTTGTTCTATTCCTGTGATTCTTATGAACGAAAGCCTTGTGTGGCCCCCGtctacctacttttctaagtattgcagtgtgtgtgtgataggtaGAAGCGAAGGCTACCTTGCGGTTAGATGCTTATTTcctcttgctggtggcagctaaggtgtttgattaatcccgtgggtcaaaagtgacccccacgtcgcatgtggcaattctcaaattatcgtatttgtggaattggccggcagcgtcgtgacAACTAGAAATTTCAATGCTGCACAGAAGGCTACCATCTGGCACATCTGTTTTACGGAGCATATTCAAAAAAGAAGTAGTATCTAAAAGAAAACCAGGACTGTTAACCACACAAGGCTGTAACACAGCATCCAGATAGACAGAAACCAGCTGAAGGAGCAAACCACGTGCCGAAATAATTGGTCGCCCAGGGGGCAGACCAAATTTTTCTGGATTTTAGGAAGTGTGTATGACACAGAAACTGACGGACACACCGATATTAGTGCGTCCATCATATCCTGTGAAACAAATCCCGTATCCACCACAGTTTTCAGTAATGAGCTAATCAAATTAGTAAATGTGCAAGTAGGATCACTAATTAACTGGTATACACCCTCATTGGATAACTGTTGTTCAATCTCTTTATATGCCTGCAGGTCCTGTATAACAATTGCGCCGCCCTTATCGGCGCGGCGACTCACGATATCAACATAACCAGATAAATCAAGTAGGGCATAAAATTCACATTTGGACAAATTGTTACCACATTTTGGTTTCAACCCTAATTCAGGTGTTATAGAATTAACATCATGTTCCAGCATGCGACTGACCATATGTATAGAGGAACTACTGGAACCAGGTCAAAAGTACTTTTCTTGAGACATTTACATAGTTGTAACGGTATATCCTTGTTCTCCCTATTCAGTTGTTGTACAACAGAATTAGGGTTGAAACAAAAATGTGGTAACAATTTGTCCAAATGTGAAGGCACTTTGTATGATTGGAGTGCTGCCTTTACGTCTAAGtgtgggtatgtgtatatatatatatatatatatatatatatatacatccaaaatgaacggcactcagagactgtcataAATGCAAAGGTATGTATTACATACCTTTGCATTTATGAcagtctctggggtatatttactaaggtcccgattttgaccgagatgccgttttttcttcaaagtgtcatctcgggaatttactaagcagaaatcacggcagtgatgaggccattcgtatttttttgcaagtccaagaataaaaatacgaatgaatacaccatcggtcaaaacgcggctgtttagatatgaatctcggtcatttactaacaattcgtatttgtaatgtctaccgtgaaaatgcatttgcggccgtgaaaaaatacaaatcgtaaaaaagtcctaaaaaaaacagacctgcttttgagaagcgtgtttacatgtgtagtcaattatccattactcacacctgaatgtttggccctataaaagggtcccaggcacaattggaaattctctcactctgaaatggcggctgtggtgtgtgctacagatgtcctggttgctgggggatacctgagactggtcCATGAGTCTGGAAGCAATCTGGGCCAGGtaagtcaacatggtcagcaggttgtacaggtgccgcggaggctgcgccagccacgtttttttaggggtcgtttaaacttaaacgcattgtctgatgatagggtcatacagatgtttcgcctaaatagaaccaacatttttcgcctgtatgaccttgtcaaactgggactagaccctgagacagcacgctctcgctctgtctcaggcctgcacaaactcctggctgtgttacactttatggctactgggagcttccaggctgtgtcaggcgacgttattggtatctcccagcccaccttttctaaatatttgaatcaggtgagtttaaaaatacatacacgtctatgtctaagtgttgcttctgtaaggtcttataacacagtattgtattgaatacagatcatgacactcaccttagatttattaatgtccactcaggttttggatgtcttggaaccacatataaatgcctctatctgcttccctacccaggagtcgcagtggcatgctgtcagggtagctttctatgagcttgctgacatgcccaatgtgctgggggccatagattgcacacacgttgagctgagaccacctaggggccgacaATATATCTATACTAATCGGCATTctagccaatcaactaatgtccaggtggtttgtgatgcaaatctcaaaattatgagtgtggttgcaggttaccctggcggctgccatgactccttcatcctcagtcagtcatctctctttgataaatttgaggacggacaaatgcctgatggctggcctgatggctggctgctgggtatgttcaaagtgtgttgtgtgtatgtgtgttaactacaaacactttttttttttaaagtaattatTCATcagacacatgtactaatgttgcctatatctgtatttcaggtgatgggggttatggctgctactcttggctactgactccattgtcccaacctgattctcctgctgaacacagttacaatcatgcacataaggctacgcggaatgtgatagaaagatgttttggtgtgctgaaatctaggtttcggtgtctggataaatctgcaggccttttgttgtatagtccctccaaggtgactaggattgtgttctgctgctgttttctacataatctgtgtttgaatcaacatctggcacatgatgatgtagaaaacagtcagcaagcagaggagttagaaacatctggtgacagtgtgagtacagatgtagggaggcaggtaaggcaagaagtgattctgcggtattttaccggtaagttttttttggatgtaattaaccttgactaaacgctttgcaatacatttttgtaagtgtgaatgtgtgttttcttacttagtgtttgttctttatagtggtCTGTACATTTTAGTTAGTGATTGTTAAaaatacattgtcattcattaccccagaaaataatacacacatagcgtgttctACAATGTTTGACACAGACACCGGAAGTTGTGTGATTTGAATAATCAAAGTTTTATTGTGTTACTCAATTTTtattttgttgttatttttttttcttgtgtgtgctgggtgccgtgctttgtgctgggtcgctggcacgtgctctggaggatctacgaacaggggaggttactggggtttggataggggtcgtggttcctgagctggagctcacttgttgtgctgccatcaaagtGATGCTTTGGCTTAAATTGtggatgctggcattcagttggttgttacttgcagtgtggctggccacaatcctcGACAATGCCTCATTTACCACCTGATTGTGTTGGACCAGTTGGATGAGTgcttgctgctggcgctgttgctcatcaattatGCGCGTTAAATTAGCCAGCATTTGAGTGTTGTCGGTCCGGATTTGCTCCATAGAAGTGGCAATTCTGCCTacctggacaatcagtctgcccgagttcctactaatgcgcggcagatgatggggcagactggcaaggtgttgggtgtgggcgttcaggcaggcagtgttttgGCTCTGTTGGTTTGTCAAACTGGACCAAAAGTCCGCggacatttgtggctggggtggagcttggatCAGTTGTGGAGTAATGGAgggttgggggatatcctgcggctgggttgcctGGGTCTGAACAACGGGTGTTAGTTGCAGTGTATAGGTGGCctgttggtctggttcctgctggtccacgtcggccatgaaggttggttctgtatggggtggccaacatgcactgtttagtttacatttaatatattttGTAGTCCTAAACATTTCAAACTTAATAATACTCCGGACatttttatatttaagttgtgtaTTTCTAAACGAGTAATCTTTTGTTTATAAAAACATATgtcccatcacaggcgtgcacatagactgactggcgggttccacacctatctacctcccctccacagcattatagtgttctgtcacctcccctgtccaggatatagactgctcacctggatggtccagaggagcggatcaagtaagcagtctacatccaggacaggggaggtgtgtgaacactataatgctgtggtggggaggtagttaggtgagtaaGTTGCTCTTCTTTTTCTGTGCACGTGTGTGGactaaatttagtaagatgggtggtaatttttaaatgtgatgttggccatagcaaacaattAGACTTTGTTAATTTTTGCATTTGCACCTTCAAGAAGTTTATTCGTGAAATcagattggttgttatggcaaacatgtcatctcaactacaaatcacatcatagtaaatgtactgtgtctaAATTTTTGAATGTGTTTAgtgtatgtttttactcaccagataattgaggtgatcggggctcatcactttggggactagccaatagtgcctgtggtggctgggacaagactgcagagatgcgccgcctgggtggggaagatggatccGCTGATTCCAAATCAACACGGcgcgtcttacttggcctcctcggTAAGttacccgagccctgtgatgggcgccttagagggcggcttgcagaagaagaacctatgtgaatagataaacattaatattttgtacttctatgtgtttgcagaatatgtgactacagtgaattcatacctgcaatcccagcacccACATCAGTTGGCAGTGGCCTGTCTGGAGCGctggtctggcgtactgttgaaaaatttaaacaaacattatgaccatactttgaaAAAACATTG
The Pseudophryne corroboree isolate aPseCor3 chromosome 4, aPseCor3.hap2, whole genome shotgun sequence DNA segment above includes these coding regions:
- the LOC134910852 gene encoding uncharacterized protein LOC134910852, with protein sequence MALVRELMRHHRQLFGQDAAKVSSRRKSVLWGKVIQAVNSEGVVRRTEDTCRKRFYDIKRRVKAKMAKEAKSARQTGGGPPFRATYRDWEEPVRALIPAEVVSATHVRDSDRPRQDVRQTSAPDRPLPTDVGAGIAGSSSASRPLRRPSQGSGNLPRRPSKTRRVDLESADPSSPPRRRISAVLSQPPQALLASPQSDEPRSPQLSGKTSRQLKERMAMHRSSIGAALESGKADQPVARHFLQNKHGLATLRYKVIDCVPVWDVVTENPKFCKNKPFGSTS